Proteins from a single region of Neomonachus schauinslandi chromosome 10, ASM220157v2, whole genome shotgun sequence:
- the STON1 gene encoding stonin-1, protein MCSTNPGNWVTFDDDPAFQSSQKSKNLPLENQGICRPNGLKLNLSGAKEFPSGSSSANSTPLSSPIIDFYFSPGPPSNSPLSTPTKDFPGFPGVPKAGTHMLYPIPESSSNSPLTTPGADSSLLSTKPTCLSHASLPSDHSCTHPAPRVGLPDEVGPPQAESLGFQSDAPQFQYFREDCAFSSPFWKDEGGASQFAFDPSGSRKMYPSRDKEVPLDQKSLNQGSLNYICEKLEHLQSAEEQDPCGNLSVQCLYAEDTASSFVPQTLFRSQPKPGWSFMLRIPEKKNMMSSRQWGPIFLKVLPGGILQMYYEKGLEKPFKELQLDPHCRLSEPKVENFSVAGKIHTVKIEHVSYTEKRKYHSKTEVVHEPDIDQMLKLGSTEYHDFLDFLTTVEEELTKLPGVSKPKKNYEEQEISLEIVDNFWGKITKEEGKLVESTVITQLCCLCFVNGNTECFLTLNDLELQKRNERYFEKDQEKKGIDILDHHFHKCVKAQEFEQSRTIKFVPLDACRFELMRFKTLYKGEDLPFSLKSVVVVQGAYVELQAFVNMAPLAQRPSYASSLRSCDNIMIHFPVPSQWIKALWTMNLQRQKSLKAKMNRRACLGNLHEPESEPVIQVTVGSAKYESAYRAIVWKIDRLPDKNSSPDHPHCLSYKLELGSDQEIPSDWYPFATVQFGMLDTCASRTEVKSLGVESDVQPQKHVHQRACYNIQVEIEKKRIKIDGEDPDKTGDCVTQ, encoded by the exons ATGTGTTCTACAAACCCAGGCAACTGGGTCACATTTGATGATGACCCTGCTTTTCAGTCTTCTCAAAAGTCAAAGAATTTACCTCTGGAGAATCAAGGCATCTGTAGGCCCAATGGACTTAAGCTGAACCTTTCTGGTGCTAAAGAATTTCCCAGTGGATCTTCCTCTGCCAACAGtacccccctctcctctcccatcaTAGACTTTTACTTTAGTCCGGGACCTCCAAGTAACTCTCCTCTTTCTACACCTACCAAGGACTTCCCAGGTTTTCCTGGTGTCCCCAAAGCAGGGACTCATATGCTTTATCCTATCCCAGAATCATCTTCAAACAGTCCACTTACAACACCAGGAGCAGACTCTTCCTTACTGTCTACTAAACCAACCTGTTTATCCCATGCTTCCTTACCCAGTGACCACTCATGTACACATCCAGCTCCCAGAGTGGGTCTTCCAGATGAAGTTGGCCCTCCCCAGGCTGAAAGCCTAGGGTTTCAGAGTGATGCCCCCCAGTTTCAGTATTTTCGGGAGGACTGTGCTTTTTCAAGTCCATTTTGGAAAGATGAAGGCGGTGCTTCCCAGTTTGCCTTTGACCCTTCAGGAAGCAGAAAGATGTACCCATCAAGAGACAAAGAGGTGCCTCTCGATCAAAAAAGCTTAAATCAGGGTTCACTTAACTACATCTGTGAGAAGCTTGAACATCTCCAGTCAGCTGAGGAGCAAGACCCCTGTGGAAATTTGTCTGTGCAGTGTTTGTATGCTGAAGACACTGCGTCTTCCTTTGTCCCCCAGACGCTCTTCAGGAGTCAGCCAAAACCTGGATGGTCTTTCATGTTGAGAATTCCCGAGAAGAAGAACATGATGTCTTCCCGTCAGTGGGGACCAATTTTTCTGAAAGTCTTACCTGGTGGAATTTTGCAAATGTATTATGAGAAGGGGTTAGAAAAACCATTTAAGGAGTTACAACTTGATCCACATTGCAGGCTTTCTGAACCCAAAGTTGAGAACTTTAGTGTGGCAGGAAAAATCCATACTGTGAAGATTGAACATGTGTCTtacacagaaaaaaggaaataccaCTCTAAGACAGAAGTAGTTCATGAACCAGACATCGACCAGATGCTGAAGTTAGGGTCCACAGAGTACCACGATTTCCTCGACTTCCTGACTACTGTGGAGGAGGAGCTGACAAAGCTGCCAGGTGTTTCAAAGCCAAAAAAGAACTATGAGGAACAAGAAATTTCCCTGGAAATTGTGGACAACTTCTGGGGGAAAATCactaaagaagaaggaaaattggTTGAAAGCACTGTCATAACTCAACTCTGTTGCCTCTGCTTTGTGAATGGGAACACAGAATGCTTTTTGACCTTGAATGACCTTGAGCTGCAGAAGCGAAACGAACGCTATTTTGAAAAAGACCAGGAAAAGAAGGGGATTGATATTCTTGACCATCATTTTCATAAGTGTGTGAAAGCACAAGAATTCGAGCAATCAAGAACCATTAAGTTTGTACCGCTGGATGCCTGCCGGTTTGAGCTGATGCGTTTTAAGACTTTGTATAAGGGGGAGGATCTTCCCTTTTCCCTCAAGTCCGTGGTGGTTGTCCAGGGAGCATATGTGGAGCTTCAGGCCTTTGTCAACATGGCCCCCTTGGCTCAGAGACCATCCTATGCCAGTTCCTTGAGGTCCTGTGACAACATCATGATACACTTTCCTGTCCCGTCGCAGTGGATCAAGGCCCTCTGGACCATGAACCTCCAGAGGCAGAAGTCCCTGAAAGCCAAAATGAACCGCCGGGCATGTCTGGGGAATTTACACGAACCCGAATCTGAACCTGTTATACAGGTCACTGTGGGGTCAGCAAAATATGAGAGTGCCTACCGGGCCATTGTATGGAAGATAGACCGGCTTCCTGataaaaattcaa gTCCTGATCATCCCCATTGCTTGTCATACAAACTAGAACTTGGATCAGACCAAGAAATTCCCTCTGATTGGTATCCATTTGCTACTGTTCAGTTTGGAATGCTGGACACCTGTGCCTCGAGGACAGAGGTCAAGTCTCTGGGGGTGGAGAGCGATGTCCAGCCACAGAAACATGTTCATCAGCGAGCTTGCTACAACATTCAG GTCGAAATagaaaagaagaggattaaaatcGATGGAGAAGACCCAGATAAAACTGGTGACTGTGTAACTCAGTAG